Proteins encoded by one window of Candidatus Acidiferrales bacterium:
- a CDS encoding ABC transporter substrate-binding protein, whose translation MGRGRVRSFLVLALLAVLSACSRGTPSGRDPGTIVFLIETYPASLDPRIATDAQSQYIQGLLFNSLVRRNARMEVVPDLATRWEIRDPRTYVFHLRPGVRFHDGRPLTAADVRYTFESLLSGKVVSVKATVFQDIQTIETPDPQTVIFRLKEPFAAFLWNLVLPGMGIVPDGSGKEFARKPVGSGPYRFLGSKQEEEIVVERNPAYFRELPKIERVRFRVVPEAITRALELARGSGDIALNSLAPDMIPVLAKNSALRTTQSPGTAYAYIAMNLDDPILARREVRQALAYAIDRPAILRSLFRGQGRLADNILPPNHWAYEADIRRYHYDPDRARALLDAARLPPDQHGVRFTLTIKTSTEESSRLLAAVLQEQLSTVGIRLEIRSLEFATFYSDITRGSFQLYTLRWIGGNNDPDILDYAFHSARIPPRGANRGHFRNAEVDGWLASARSEADLAKQKVYYSRIQKMLAEDLPYISLWYLDNVAVTQKRLGYPQLDPGGNFDFLETLKWEP comes from the coding sequence CATCGCCACCGACGCCCAGTCGCAATACATCCAGGGACTGCTCTTCAACAGTCTCGTTCGTCGCAATGCCCGCATGGAGGTCGTACCCGACCTGGCAACCCGATGGGAGATCCGTGACCCGAGAACCTACGTTTTTCATCTGCGCCCAGGAGTGCGCTTTCACGACGGGCGGCCGTTGACCGCGGCCGATGTCCGCTACACCTTTGAGAGCCTTCTTTCCGGCAAGGTGGTGTCGGTCAAAGCAACCGTGTTCCAGGACATTCAAACGATTGAAACTCCCGATCCCCAAACCGTGATCTTTCGCTTGAAAGAACCTTTTGCCGCATTCCTGTGGAACCTGGTGCTGCCGGGGATGGGCATCGTCCCGGACGGTTCAGGAAAAGAGTTTGCCAGGAAGCCGGTGGGGAGCGGACCCTATCGCTTCCTCGGTTCGAAGCAGGAAGAAGAAATTGTTGTGGAGCGCAATCCGGCCTATTTCCGCGAGCTGCCAAAGATCGAGCGTGTTCGCTTTCGGGTGGTGCCGGAGGCGATCACGCGGGCACTCGAGCTCGCACGCGGCTCCGGCGACATTGCGCTGAATTCCTTGGCCCCGGACATGATCCCGGTGCTCGCCAAAAACAGCGCCCTGCGTACGACGCAGTCGCCGGGCACGGCCTACGCCTACATCGCCATGAACCTGGACGACCCGATTCTTGCTCGCCGCGAGGTGCGCCAGGCTTTGGCCTACGCCATCGACCGGCCGGCGATCCTGCGCTCGCTCTTTCGCGGCCAGGGGCGTCTCGCCGACAACATCCTTCCGCCCAACCACTGGGCCTATGAGGCGGACATCCGGCGCTACCACTACGATCCGGATCGAGCCCGCGCGCTCCTCGATGCCGCCAGGCTGCCGCCTGACCAGCACGGGGTTCGCTTCACCCTGACCATCAAGACTTCGACCGAGGAATCCTCCCGGTTGCTGGCAGCGGTATTGCAAGAGCAACTGTCGACAGTGGGCATTCGCCTCGAGATCCGGTCGCTTGAGTTTGCCACCTTTTACTCCGATATTACTCGCGGAAGCTTTCAACTATATACACTCCGCTGGATCGGCGGGAACAATGACCCGGACATCCTCGATTATGCGTTCCACTCGGCTCGCATCCCGCCCCGCGGCGCAAATCGCGGCCATTTCCGCAATGCTGAGGTGGACGGTTGGCTGGCTTCGGCCCGTTCCGAAGCTGACTTGGCCAAGCAGAAAGTTTATTACTCGCGCATACAGAAAATGCTGGCCGAGGATCTCCCCTACATTTCCCTCTGGTACCTGGACAACGTTGCCGTGACGCAGAAGCGGCTTGGCTACCCGCAACTCGATCCCGGCGGAAATTTCGACTTTCTGGAAACCCTAAAATGGGAGCCCTAG
- a CDS encoding L-threonylcarbamoyladenylate synthase — MLTCRYAAYRSPWQGNLLAEIVKVSTQDPERPPLEYAASLIHIGKVIAIPTDTFYGLAADPFNLNAVQQVYAIKGRPERKALPILVRSLEQAEGLAAGLPEAFYMLARRFWPGALTIVVDASQKIPLKVTGNTGRVALRWPNSSVACKLIETADLPVTGTSANLSGFAPCVNANQVVKQLGDRLPLVLDGGESKALLPSTIVELRGSAWHVVREGAIPEQEIRDTLAGL, encoded by the coding sequence GTGCTAACGTGCCGCTACGCGGCCTATCGCTCTCCCTGGCAGGGCAACTTGCTGGCCGAAATCGTCAAGGTTTCCACGCAAGATCCAGAGCGCCCGCCGCTGGAATACGCGGCCAGCCTGATTCATATCGGCAAGGTGATCGCCATCCCCACCGACACCTTTTACGGCCTGGCGGCCGACCCTTTCAACCTGAACGCGGTGCAACAGGTTTACGCGATCAAGGGACGCCCCGAGCGCAAGGCGTTGCCCATTCTGGTGCGGTCGCTCGAGCAGGCCGAGGGGCTGGCGGCCGGGTTGCCCGAGGCGTTCTATATGTTGGCGCGGCGTTTCTGGCCGGGGGCGCTGACGATTGTGGTGGATGCCTCCCAGAAAATCCCGCTCAAAGTGACGGGCAACACCGGCCGGGTGGCTTTGCGCTGGCCCAATTCCTCGGTGGCTTGCAAACTGATCGAAACCGCCGATCTCCCGGTGACGGGAACCAGTGCCAACCTTTCCGGCTTCGCCCCCTGCGTCAATGCCAACCAGGTGGTCAAGCAGCTAGGCGACCGGCTGCCATTGGTGCTCGATGGCGGCGAATCGAAAGCGCTGCTGCCCTCCACCATCGTTGAACTGCGCGGGAGCGCTTGGCATGTGGTCCGCGAGGGCGCCATTCCGGAACAAGAAATCCGCGACACCCTGGCCGGCCTCTAG